A single window of Vanessa atalanta chromosome 27, ilVanAtal1.2, whole genome shotgun sequence DNA harbors:
- the LOC125074301 gene encoding carnosine N-methyltransferase, which yields MSSMGAAEEIDEAKERAHFRAVVNAFKYYKLCSLDRIHKSEKIVSMLQPNHQRRLEKYKSYLIKFKKCLDVNNSVVHLIIRDVDTMFENVDHSIDANTNGMESFGCNYNNCEIPSQKQHKMQHDVEKVQSVLKNIVRDWSDAGAAEREQCYKPILEELESRYPPEEFSDRSHIKVLVPGAGLGRLAWEIAARGYSCQGNEFSLFMLFASNFILNKCPEANKHTVYPWVHQYVNHMTSEHQIQAATFPDVPPATRHSHFSIAAGDFLKVYTDLDEWHCVATCFFIDCAPNVIEFIERIYAILRPGGYWINLGPLLYHYSDMPTEISIEPPYDILMDIIKDVGFEVLKEHTGVKTKYAQNPNSMMQHEYKSVFFVCRKPFPT from the exons atgtcttCCATGGGGGCGGCCGAAGAAATTGACGAGGCAAAGGAGCGCGCCCATTTTCGAGCAGTAGTGAAcgcttttaaatattacaa ATTATGCAGCCTCGATAGGATACATAAATCGGAGAAAATAGTTTCTATGCTCCAACCAAATCACCAACGTCGCCTAGAAAAGTACAAAAGCTACCTCATTAAGTTTAAAAAGTGTTTAGATGTTAATAATAGTGTCGTACATCTAATAATAAGGGATGTAGATACAATGTTTGAAAATGTGGACCACAGTATTGATGCAAACACAAACGGGATGGAGAGCTTCggctgtaattataataattgtgaaatacCATCGCAGAAACAACATAAAATGCAGCATGACGTTGAAAAG gtaCAATCGGTATTAAAGAATATAGTTAGGGACTGGAGCGATGCCGGAGCAGCTGAACGGGAACAGTGCTATAAACCTATACTCGAGGAACTAGAATCGAGATATCCACCAGAAGAATTTAG TGATAGGTCACACATCAAGGTGCTAGTGCCGGGCGCTGGTCTCGGCAGGCTGGCGTGGGAGATCGCTGCCAGAGGATATTCGTGCCAAGGGAACGAGTTCTCGCTGTTCATGTTGTTTGCAAGTAActtcatattgaataaatgtCCTGAG gcAAACAAACATACGGTATATCCCTGGGTCCACCAGTACGTGAACCACATGACGAGCGAGCACCAGATCCAGGCAGCTACGTTCCCGGACGTGCCGCCCGCCACCAGGCATTCGCACTTCTCGATAGCCGCCGGCGACTTCCTGAAG GTGTATACGGATTTGGATGAATGGCATTGTGTTGCAACGTGCTTCTTCATCGACTGTGCACCGAATGTAATTGAGTTCATAGAGAGGATATATGCAATATTACGTCCAGGGGGCTATTGGATCAACCTGGGACCACTGCTGTACCACTATAG tGACATGCCAACAGAAATCAGTATCGAGCCACCATATGACATTTTAATGGACATCATAAAGGATGTCGGGTTTGAGGTTTTG aagGAACACACCGGTGTTAAAACGAAATACGCACAAAATCCAAATTCGATGATGCAACACGAATACAAATCTGTATTCTTCGTGTGTAGGAAACCTTTCCCgacataa
- the LOC125074271 gene encoding protein KTI12 homolog, which translates to MPLIIICGTPVSGKTTRANEVKEFFEKTHKKQVDIVSEDETILKLGYDKNSNYLDFQKEKRVRGHLKSEVIRLINKDNVVVLDGSNYIKGYRYELYCASKASKSTQCTIYTIRNHQEAWEDNLKRINQKEQQECTIADNSDKSICNEPYTEEVFNALTKLRFEEPISNNRWDSPLFTVQPTDELDLEGLYRVLFEKKPPPPNMSTQNPPLSSTNFLYELDKVTQAISKHILDSKQLNLDKVKFPDYPGCELEVSIMNTINPQQLLRLRRQFLTYAKMNHSNENANKIGRYFIQYLNKTLTD; encoded by the exons atgcctttaataataatatgtggtACACCAGTTAGTGGTAAAACAACTCGGGCGAATGAAGTAAAAGAATTCTTTGAAAAAACACACAAGAAACAAGTCGATATTGTCTCAGAAGACGAAACAATTTTGAAGTTAGGTTATGATAAGAATTCCAATTATTTAGATTTCCAGAAAGAAAAAAGAGTCCGAGGACATTTAAAGTCCGAAGTTATACgacttattaataaagataacgTTGTAGTATTAGACGGAAGCAATTATATCAAAG GTTACCGCTATGAACTATACTGTGCATCAAAAGCATCTAAGTCGACACAATGTACTATTTACACAATTCGCAACCACCAAGAAGCATGGGAAGACAACCTAAAAAGAATCAATCAAAAAGAACAGCAAGAATGTACAATAGCAGATAATTCAGACAAAAGTATATGTAATGAGCCTTATACGGAAGAAGTTTTTAATGCACTTACAAAATTGAG atttgaAGAACCTATTTCCAATAACAGATGGGACAGTCCGCTTTTCACCGTGCAACCAACAGATGAATTGGATCTAGAGGGTCTTTATAGAGTTCTGTTTGAAAAGAAACCGCCCCCTCCAAACATGAGCAcacaaaat cCTCCGCTTAGTTCAACAAACTTCCTTTATGAACTCGACAAAGTAACTCAAGCTATTTCAAAACATATCCTGGATTCGAAACAATTAAATCTAGACAAAGTCAAATTCCCAGACTACCCGGGGTGTGAACTCGAAGTAAGTATCATGAACACAATTAATCCCCAACAACTCTTGAGACTACGAAGGCAGTTCCTGACTTATGCTAAAATGAATCATTCGAACGAGAATGCTAATAAAATAGgaagatattttatacaatatttaaataaaaccttgacagattga